One Sodalinema gerasimenkoae IPPAS B-353 DNA segment encodes these proteins:
- the sppA gene encoding signal peptide peptidase SppA, producing MVWFFKRFRSKIARIEVSGAIASKTRQEVLKALDTVAERKYRALLLRIDSPGGTVTDSHEIYQALMRLREKHGVKVVASFGNISASGGVYIGMGAEKIVSNPGTITGSIGVILRGNNIERLLDKIGVSFKTIKSGPYKDILAFDRELSEGEQQILQSLIDNTYDQFVETVATARKLPVETVQEFADGRIFNGQQALDLKLVDAIGTEEDARRLAASLAGLDPERAELDEIETAKPFWAKLLRSSTSVSRLSATGEWLEFELTTNGMPLWMYRP from the coding sequence ATGGTCTGGTTTTTCAAACGGTTTCGTTCTAAGATTGCCCGCATTGAAGTCTCCGGAGCGATCGCCTCGAAGACTCGTCAAGAGGTCCTCAAGGCCTTAGACACAGTTGCCGAGCGTAAATATCGCGCCCTGCTATTACGAATTGATAGCCCAGGGGGAACTGTCACGGACTCCCATGAAATCTATCAAGCCCTGATGCGACTGCGGGAGAAGCATGGGGTCAAGGTGGTGGCCAGCTTCGGGAACATCTCCGCCTCTGGCGGTGTATACATCGGCATGGGGGCCGAAAAAATTGTCAGTAACCCGGGAACCATCACCGGTAGCATTGGTGTAATTCTGCGGGGGAACAACATAGAACGATTACTCGACAAGATTGGTGTTTCCTTCAAAACCATCAAATCAGGGCCCTATAAAGATATTTTGGCGTTTGACCGTGAACTCAGCGAGGGAGAACAACAGATTCTGCAATCTCTGATTGATAATACCTATGACCAGTTTGTTGAGACGGTGGCCACAGCCCGGAAACTCCCCGTTGAGACGGTTCAGGAGTTTGCTGATGGCCGCATTTTTAACGGACAACAGGCCCTAGATTTGAAGTTGGTCGATGCCATTGGGACCGAAGAGGATGCCCGCCGTCTGGCGGCCTCTCTAGCAGGACTGGATCCCGAGCGAGCTGAACTCGATGAAATTGAAACAGCAAAACCCTTCTGGGCCAAGCTTCTACGCTCAAGTACCTCAGTCTCACGCCTGTCAGCAACCGGTGAATGGTTAGAATTTGAACTGACAACCAACGGAATGCCCCTATGGATGTATCGCCCCTAA
- the hypA gene encoding hydrogenase maturation nickel metallochaperone HypA, protein MHETDMTKALILTIKDWWQQEDCPQIERVHLIVGRFTCVEPESLRFAFDVQTRDSFLAGVSLQVQETPLIAYCHHCQAEYEPQIGLQYSCPICQSPMEDIRSGRELKIDRIEYADSSA, encoded by the coding sequence ATGCATGAAACCGATATGACCAAGGCTCTCATTCTCACCATTAAGGACTGGTGGCAACAAGAAGACTGCCCTCAAATTGAGCGAGTGCATCTGATTGTCGGTCGCTTTACCTGTGTAGAACCCGAGAGTTTACGGTTTGCCTTTGACGTACAAACCCGCGATAGCTTCCTGGCCGGGGTGAGTTTACAGGTTCAGGAAACGCCGCTGATTGCCTATTGTCATCACTGCCAGGCGGAGTACGAGCCGCAAATTGGCTTGCAGTATAGCTGTCCCATCTGCCAATCTCCCATGGAGGACATTCGCTCAGGACGAGAACTGAAAATTGATCGGATTGAATATGCTGATTCGTCAGCCTAA
- the hypB gene encoding hydrogenase nickel incorporation protein HypB, with protein MHQTIDATLGINLLHANQSLANLNRAEFDDWGVYCLNLMSSPGAGKTVLLEKTLAALSGQLQMAVIEGDMTTELDAERLRQYDVPVIAINTGRSCHLDAKMVAGGMHSLEHDYEPADLDLVFVENVGNLVCPAEFEVGEHAKVALLSITEGEDKPLKYPVMFQEADCLLLTKIDLAPYLEIDLDRIIQSVRQMNPNVRIFPVSAKTGEGLDPWFKWVQLQVALRQQSAKGAAVQELVW; from the coding sequence ATGCACCAAACTATTGATGCAACCCTCGGCATTAACCTGCTTCATGCCAATCAATCCCTAGCCAATCTCAACCGAGCCGAGTTTGATGATTGGGGGGTCTATTGCCTGAACCTGATGAGTAGCCCCGGTGCCGGAAAAACCGTACTGCTTGAAAAAACCCTCGCTGCCCTCAGCGGACAACTCCAGATGGCCGTCATTGAAGGGGACATGACCACCGAACTCGATGCAGAACGTCTGCGTCAGTATGATGTGCCGGTGATTGCCATTAACACAGGACGTTCCTGTCACCTAGACGCCAAAATGGTGGCTGGGGGAATGCACAGTTTAGAACATGACTATGAACCCGCCGATTTAGATCTCGTCTTTGTCGAAAATGTCGGTAACTTAGTTTGTCCAGCGGAGTTTGAGGTGGGAGAACATGCCAAAGTTGCCCTATTGAGCATCACCGAAGGAGAGGATAAACCTCTGAAATATCCGGTGATGTTCCAGGAAGCCGATTGTTTACTCCTCACCAAAATCGATTTAGCCCCCTATCTGGAGATTGACCTCGATCGCATTATCCAATCCGTGCGCCAGATGAATCCTAATGTTCGGATTTTTCCAGTCTCGGCTAAAACCGGAGAGGGCCTAGACCCCTGGTTCAAATGGGTTCAGTTACAAGTCGCCCTACGCCAGCAATCGGCGAAAGGGGCAGCCGTGCAAGAACTGGTCTGGTAA
- the aroH gene encoding chorismate mutase: MEVCVVEADWTVRAIRGATTVPENTAEAIREAVAELLDELERHNSFDPEQIVSVTFSVTPDLDALFPASVARQRPRWDNVPLLDVQHMSVKGDLERCVRFLIHVNLPRTTELSHPYLRQAQQLRPDWSLSSSVGSS; the protein is encoded by the coding sequence ATGGAGGTTTGTGTAGTGGAAGCGGACTGGACTGTGCGCGCAATTCGAGGCGCGACAACTGTTCCTGAAAATACGGCCGAGGCGATTCGCGAGGCGGTGGCGGAACTCCTCGATGAACTAGAACGGCATAACAGCTTTGACCCGGAACAGATCGTCAGCGTGACCTTTTCCGTGACCCCCGATCTCGATGCCCTATTTCCGGCCTCAGTCGCCCGACAACGGCCCCGATGGGACAATGTGCCGTTACTCGATGTCCAGCATATGAGTGTTAAGGGAGATCTCGAACGCTGTGTGCGCTTTCTGATCCATGTCAATCTGCCTCGTACTACCGAGTTGTCCCATCCCTATCTGCGTCAGGCGCAACAGCTCCGTCCTGATTGGAGTTTATCGTCTTCTGTCGGCTCATCTTAG
- a CDS encoding peptidoglycan-binding protein — MLLVPTACLLGCGLTSSGAIATSVNTALSSSRLTLPASYLATVNLMPDFAAEFVEELSQLELAQGESNNSAAAPPTLSLDDSGEAVEQLQRQLQAAGFYDGEITGVFDLDTDAAVSAFQEQEGLDIDGVMDAESWQRLQALQPSTEGPLNLVPPEEDPQQDQGNSAPGLGRLWWIGGGVLLVVLAGGLFVLLLKAFAEDVDDPDAPFDDILEQESDSEMAVPPVQETPESLETATDDLPLPDADEPDPSGKDNPSQGTRWGRFPKETPPQAFPNLPSEPPTGLKEPTVPETTAIAPQNANSSALTRLPRMSIVEALILDLQHPDPERRRKAIWELGQRGDSRAIKPLVELLTDASSQERSTILAVLSEISSRNLKPMKQALMVSLQDDSAEVRKNAIRDLTRIYDSIAQLSQVLRYGTDDADPEVRETAKWAMSQLQRIRTLPLNSDTDDTP; from the coding sequence ATGTTGTTAGTCCCAACGGCCTGTCTCCTCGGATGCGGTTTGACTAGCTCAGGGGCGATCGCCACCTCGGTTAACACGGCCTTATCTAGTTCTAGACTAACCCTCCCAGCCAGTTATCTCGCAACTGTGAACTTAATGCCTGACTTCGCGGCTGAGTTTGTCGAGGAGTTGTCTCAATTAGAGTTGGCACAGGGAGAATCCAACAACTCAGCCGCCGCCCCTCCCACCCTGAGTTTAGATGATAGCGGTGAGGCGGTTGAACAGTTACAGCGGCAACTGCAAGCGGCGGGATTCTATGACGGTGAGATTACAGGGGTTTTTGATTTAGATACAGATGCAGCTGTCTCAGCCTTCCAAGAACAAGAGGGATTAGACATTGATGGGGTCATGGATGCTGAGAGTTGGCAACGTCTGCAAGCTCTGCAACCGTCAACGGAGGGGCCTCTGAATCTTGTCCCTCCTGAGGAAGATCCTCAACAGGATCAGGGGAATAGCGCGCCTGGATTGGGGCGTTTATGGTGGATTGGGGGAGGCGTACTGCTCGTGGTCCTGGCCGGTGGACTGTTTGTCCTCTTGCTCAAGGCCTTCGCTGAGGACGTGGACGATCCCGATGCTCCCTTCGATGACATCCTAGAGCAAGAGTCCGATTCAGAGATGGCCGTTCCCCCAGTCCAAGAGACCCCTGAGTCCTTGGAAACGGCAACGGATGACCTGCCCTTGCCGGACGCGGACGAACCCGACCCCTCTGGCAAGGACAATCCCAGCCAAGGGACTCGGTGGGGGCGGTTTCCCAAGGAGACTCCTCCCCAAGCGTTTCCCAATCTGCCCTCTGAGCCTCCCACGGGACTCAAAGAGCCGACGGTTCCTGAAACGACTGCGATCGCCCCCCAAAATGCTAACAGTAGTGCCCTAACACGACTGCCTCGCATGAGTATTGTCGAGGCTCTCATTCTGGATTTACAACATCCAGACCCAGAGCGACGGCGCAAAGCGATTTGGGAGTTAGGCCAACGAGGGGATTCTCGCGCCATTAAGCCCTTAGTGGAATTATTAACCGATGCTAGCTCTCAAGAACGCAGTACGATTCTGGCGGTTCTCTCTGAGATTAGTTCCCGGAACCTAAAACCGATGAAGCAGGCCTTGATGGTCTCCTTGCAGGATGACAGTGCTGAGGTTCGCAAAAATGCAATTCGGGATTTGACCCGTATTTATGATTCTATTGCTCAACTCAGTCAAGTGCTGCGGTATGGGACGGATGATGCTGATCCCGAAGTTCGAGAAACGGCAAAATGGGCCATGTCTCAACTGCAACGAATTCGCACATTACCGTTAAACAGTGATACTGATGATACTCCTTAG
- a CDS encoding ABC transporter substrate-binding protein codes for MQRRSVLACLGLFFASLLIVVGCTNNQVATNGGKTIVMGFSAWPGWIPWQIAEEEQLFAANNVNVSLRWFDGYLDSINALAAGQLDANTQTLNDTISSVAAGSDQVVVLVNDNSTGNDKIIVSDAIESIEDLRGRTIAVEEGTVNHFLLLLGLEEAGLSAEDVTIQPLETGAAAAAFVAGQVDVVGVFAPFTTRALERAGSRELFSSADFPGAVPDHLVVSREMVEEYPEQVQALVNTWFDILQYIEDNPEAAYDILTERAGVTLDEYRDYDAGTTIFSIEDNLEAFEPGDNMTSLPYAANEIADFLLANDFIDAKPDLQQLFDDRFVKAYAEEHQS; via the coding sequence ATGCAACGTCGATCAGTTTTAGCCTGTTTAGGACTGTTTTTTGCCAGTTTGTTGATTGTCGTTGGTTGTACGAATAATCAAGTAGCAACCAATGGCGGCAAAACTATCGTGATGGGATTCAGCGCCTGGCCCGGTTGGATTCCCTGGCAAATTGCCGAAGAGGAACAACTCTTTGCAGCCAATAATGTCAATGTCTCTCTGCGCTGGTTTGATGGCTATCTCGACTCAATTAATGCTTTAGCCGCCGGACAACTCGATGCCAATACCCAAACCCTCAATGACACCATTAGTTCGGTGGCCGCCGGGTCTGATCAGGTGGTGGTGTTGGTCAATGATAACTCGACAGGCAATGACAAAATTATTGTCAGTGATGCCATTGAGTCCATTGAAGATTTACGGGGACGAACCATTGCCGTTGAAGAAGGAACGGTGAACCATTTTCTATTGCTGTTAGGGCTAGAGGAGGCGGGACTTTCGGCTGAGGATGTCACCATTCAACCGTTAGAAACGGGGGCAGCAGCAGCGGCATTTGTGGCGGGACAGGTGGATGTTGTGGGGGTGTTTGCACCCTTTACAACCCGAGCCTTGGAACGAGCGGGAAGTCGTGAACTTTTTAGTTCGGCAGACTTTCCTGGTGCTGTGCCAGACCATTTAGTGGTCTCCCGAGAAATGGTTGAGGAGTACCCCGAGCAGGTTCAAGCTCTGGTGAATACTTGGTTCGATATTTTGCAATATATTGAGGACAATCCGGAGGCCGCTTATGATATTTTGACCGAACGGGCTGGGGTAACTTTAGATGAGTATCGGGATTACGATGCTGGCACCACGATTTTCAGTATTGAGGACAATTTAGAAGCCTTTGAACCGGGAGATAATATGACATCATTGCCTTATGCTGCTAATGAAATTGCAGATTTCTTATTGGCGAATGACTTTATTGATGCAAAACCGGACTTACAGCAACTCTTTGACGATAGGTTTGTGAAAGCTTATGCAGAAGAACATCAATCTTAA
- a CDS encoding agmatinase family protein, which yields MTQDPTFQRPSNDPFNRDGKREGDRALELEAQLPLTGWQQEVSQGLEYGLEAAPSIRDRTISTFSRGELPHYAGINTFLKAPYLEDVRNVGNYDVAILGVPHDSGTTYRPGTRFGPQGIRRISALYSTYSFEMGVDLREQITLCDIGDIFTIPANNEKSFDQISKGVAHVFASGAFPIILGGDHSIGYPTVRGICRHLGDKKIGIIHFDRHADTQETDLDERMHTCPWFHATNLHNAPAKNLVQLGIGGWQVPRKGVKICRERSTNVLTVTDITEMGLDAAVDFALERALDGTDCVYISFDIDCIDAGFVPGTGWPEPGGLLPREALYLLGKIIRQAPVCGLEVVEVSPPYDISDITSLMATRVICDTMGHLIVSGQLPRQHKPDYIHAEAQMENDTWQ from the coding sequence ATGACTCAAGACCCAACTTTTCAACGTCCGAGCAACGATCCCTTTAACCGTGACGGCAAACGCGAAGGCGATCGCGCCCTAGAACTCGAAGCCCAATTACCCCTAACTGGCTGGCAACAGGAAGTCTCCCAGGGCTTGGAATACGGACTTGAGGCGGCCCCAAGTATTCGCGATCGCACCATCTCCACCTTTTCCCGAGGCGAACTGCCCCACTACGCCGGCATTAACACCTTTCTCAAAGCCCCCTACCTCGAAGATGTCCGCAACGTCGGCAACTATGACGTGGCCATCCTTGGCGTTCCCCATGACTCAGGAACCACCTATCGTCCCGGAACCCGCTTTGGCCCCCAAGGAATCCGCCGCATCAGCGCCCTCTACTCCACCTATAGCTTTGAAATGGGGGTTGACCTACGAGAACAAATCACCCTCTGCGACATCGGCGATATCTTCACCATCCCCGCCAACAACGAAAAATCCTTTGACCAAATCTCCAAAGGCGTCGCCCATGTCTTCGCCTCCGGGGCCTTCCCCATCATCCTCGGCGGCGACCATTCCATCGGCTATCCCACCGTTCGCGGCATTTGTCGGCATCTCGGAGACAAAAAAATCGGCATCATCCACTTTGACCGTCATGCCGACACCCAAGAAACCGATCTCGACGAACGGATGCACACCTGTCCCTGGTTCCATGCCACCAACCTCCACAATGCCCCCGCCAAAAACCTAGTCCAACTGGGCATTGGCGGCTGGCAAGTCCCCCGCAAAGGGGTCAAAATCTGTCGAGAACGCAGCACCAACGTGCTAACCGTGACCGACATTACCGAAATGGGACTCGACGCCGCCGTAGACTTTGCCCTAGAACGGGCCCTCGATGGCACAGACTGCGTCTACATCAGCTTTGACATTGACTGCATCGATGCCGGCTTCGTCCCAGGAACCGGCTGGCCCGAACCCGGAGGCTTACTCCCCCGAGAAGCCCTGTATCTCCTGGGCAAAATCATCCGCCAAGCCCCCGTTTGCGGCCTAGAAGTCGTCGAAGTCTCTCCCCCCTACGACATCAGTGACATTACCTCCCTGATGGCCACCCGAGTCATCTGCGACACCATGGGACATCTCATCGTCTCGGGCCAACTGCCCCGTCAACACAAACCCGACTACATCCATGCCGAAGCCCAGATGGAAAACGACACCTGGCAATAG
- a CDS encoding DMT family transporter, protein MLHRLLPSRVQYVLLLLSPFFFWGTAMVAMKGVIPHTDPFFMAAIRLLPAGVLILVASALSGRPQPQGFKAWSWIALFALVDGTLFQGFLALGLQDTGAGLGSVLIDSQPLLVALLSAWFFGEYIGLWGGLGLLLGLIGISAIGLPEHWLIALLTLDPTLGAQTTSVTMGQSLSLGEGMMLLASLAMALGTVMMPKVSKHVDPVVATGWHAILGAIPLLGLSWGLETQPWQDLTLSDWGALTYATVFGTAIAYGLFFNFAAQGNLTSLSSLTFFTPVFALLFGYWLLGEILTPLQMAGATLTLGSVYLIERRQKLPRLSWRRSTNTVASSSSTTSPHCETSISKSSVPPAASR, encoded by the coding sequence ATGCTTCATCGACTCCTCCCCTCCCGTGTGCAATATGTTCTACTCCTGCTGAGTCCCTTTTTCTTTTGGGGAACCGCCATGGTTGCCATGAAAGGGGTCATTCCCCACACAGACCCCTTTTTTATGGCCGCGATTCGCCTGTTGCCGGCGGGAGTTTTGATTCTGGTGGCGTCGGCCTTGAGTGGACGGCCGCAACCCCAAGGATTCAAAGCCTGGAGTTGGATTGCCCTGTTTGCCCTGGTGGACGGGACTCTGTTTCAAGGCTTTTTGGCCCTGGGACTCCAAGATACTGGCGCTGGCTTGGGTTCAGTTCTGATTGACTCACAGCCATTGTTGGTGGCCCTTCTATCCGCTTGGTTTTTTGGCGAATATATTGGTCTCTGGGGAGGTCTGGGTTTATTGCTAGGATTGATTGGCATCAGTGCCATCGGCCTACCGGAACATTGGCTGATTGCCCTATTGACCCTCGATCCAACCTTGGGCGCACAAACGACATCGGTTACGATGGGTCAGAGTCTTTCCTTGGGAGAAGGGATGATGCTCTTAGCATCTCTGGCTATGGCTCTGGGGACGGTCATGATGCCTAAAGTCTCTAAGCATGTTGATCCCGTTGTCGCGACGGGGTGGCACGCAATTTTAGGGGCTATCCCCCTGCTGGGACTGTCCTGGGGCCTCGAAACTCAGCCTTGGCAAGATTTGACTCTCTCGGATTGGGGCGCGTTAACCTATGCCACCGTCTTTGGGACGGCGATCGCCTACGGGTTATTCTTTAACTTCGCCGCTCAAGGCAACCTCACCAGTTTGAGTTCCTTGACCTTCTTTACGCCCGTGTTTGCCCTTCTCTTTGGCTACTGGCTGCTTGGTGAAATTCTGACTCCGTTGCAAATGGCTGGGGCAACCCTAACCTTGGGGAGTGTCTATCTCATCGAACGTCGTCAAAAACTGCCTCGGTTGTCCTGGCGACGCTCTACGAACACTGTAGCCTCCTCTAGCTCCACCACTTCACCACATTGCGAAACCTCCATCTCAAAGTCATCCGTTCCCCCGGCTGCGTCAAGATAG
- the recN gene encoding DNA repair protein RecN, giving the protein MLVRLQIENFALIDDLDLSFGSGLNVLTGETGAGKSIVLDAVDLVLGGKASRRAIRTGAERARVEAWFELKRSEPGGEAIACSRELLLGKRGCRSKYRLNGKTASQRDVQQLRQQLVEIAAQGQAIQLAQMTHQRHLLDLYGGEALLEIRHQVAQDYDQLQQLQGRLKELRHQEQQRSQQEQLWRYQFEELSRADLGDSQELEDLEQEAQRLNHVVELQQHSYHLYQTLYDNEEETAAADRLGRAESLLQEMVSYDKGLTPLLTLVNEALVRVQEAGEQINRYGDELDTDPARLQEVEARRQQLKKICRNYGPTLKDAIQRLETLQQQLDDLDDGDQRRESLERDCQAKRQHLNQRCQELRQQRQQAAHLLEGRLIAALQPLAMDNLKFQVELSPIEATRWGSDRVRFLFSANPGEPLEPLGEIASGGEMSRFLLALKACFSEVDPVGTLIFDEIDVGVSGRVASTIAETLYRLSCHHQVLCVTHQPLVAAMADHHFRVVKQATQQGETARTRIEVRSLDHNQRRQELAQLVSGQHQDECDSSATQEAANAFADSLLSRAERLRQELNRPSTPTPSRP; this is encoded by the coding sequence ATGTTGGTGCGTTTACAGATTGAAAATTTCGCCTTGATTGATGACCTGGATCTTAGTTTTGGATCAGGGTTAAATGTGCTGACTGGAGAAACAGGGGCCGGCAAGTCGATTGTGTTAGATGCGGTAGATTTGGTCTTGGGGGGGAAAGCCAGTCGCCGCGCCATTCGCACCGGGGCGGAGCGAGCACGAGTTGAGGCCTGGTTTGAGCTGAAGCGCTCAGAGCCTGGAGGAGAGGCGATCGCCTGTTCTCGGGAACTGCTCCTGGGGAAACGGGGCTGTCGCAGTAAATATCGCCTCAATGGGAAGACGGCCAGTCAGCGGGATGTGCAACAGCTACGACAGCAGTTAGTGGAAATCGCTGCTCAGGGTCAAGCCATTCAGTTAGCCCAAATGACCCACCAGCGCCACCTGTTAGACCTCTACGGCGGTGAGGCCCTATTGGAGATTCGCCACCAGGTCGCCCAAGATTATGACCAGTTACAGCAGCTACAAGGGCGACTGAAGGAGTTACGGCATCAAGAACAGCAGCGATCGCAGCAAGAGCAACTATGGCGTTATCAGTTTGAGGAACTCAGCCGGGCCGATCTCGGGGATTCCCAGGAACTCGAAGATCTCGAACAGGAGGCCCAACGGCTCAACCATGTGGTGGAGTTGCAACAACACAGCTATCACCTCTATCAAACCCTCTATGACAACGAGGAGGAAACCGCCGCCGCTGATCGCCTAGGACGAGCGGAGAGTCTGTTACAGGAGATGGTGAGTTATGACAAAGGGCTAACCCCTCTGCTGACGTTGGTCAATGAGGCCCTAGTCCGAGTTCAAGAAGCCGGGGAACAAATCAATCGCTATGGGGATGAGTTAGATACTGATCCAGCGCGTTTACAGGAGGTTGAGGCTCGCCGACAGCAACTCAAGAAAATTTGCCGCAACTATGGCCCCACCCTCAAGGATGCCATCCAACGACTGGAGACCCTACAGCAGCAACTCGATGACCTCGATGATGGGGATCAACGGCGAGAGAGCCTGGAGCGAGACTGTCAGGCGAAACGGCAACATCTGAACCAACGGTGTCAGGAACTACGGCAACAACGGCAGCAAGCGGCCCACCTCCTCGAAGGGCGTTTAATTGCGGCCTTACAGCCTCTGGCCATGGATAATCTCAAATTTCAGGTGGAGTTATCTCCCATCGAGGCTACACGTTGGGGGAGCGATCGCGTGCGCTTTTTATTCAGTGCCAACCCGGGTGAACCCTTAGAACCCCTAGGAGAGATTGCCTCGGGGGGAGAAATGAGTCGCTTTCTGTTGGCCCTGAAAGCCTGTTTTAGTGAAGTAGACCCCGTGGGAACACTCATTTTTGACGAGATTGATGTGGGAGTCTCCGGGCGCGTGGCCAGTACCATCGCCGAAACCCTCTATCGCCTCAGTTGTCACCACCAAGTCCTCTGTGTCACCCATCAACCCCTCGTAGCGGCCATGGCGGACCACCACTTTCGCGTGGTTAAACAGGCCACCCAGCAGGGAGAGACGGCGCGAACTCGTATTGAAGTGCGATCGCTCGATCATAACCAGCGTCGCCAAGAACTGGCCCAACTGGTGAGTGGTCAGCATCAAGATGAGTGTGACTCCAGCGCCACCCAAGAAGCGGCCAACGCCTTTGCTGATTCCCTCCTGAGCCGAGCGGAGCGGCTACGACAGGAGTTAAACCGACCCTCGACCCCAACCCCATCTCGCCCCTGA